A single window of Syntrophus aciditrophicus SB DNA harbors:
- the cysS gene encoding cysteine--tRNA ligase: MSLKLYNTLNNKKEVFTPIREGRVGLYVCGITVYDVCHVGHARSAVVFDVLKRYLEYRGYEVTYIKNFTDVDDKIIARANAEGVSISEIANRYIASHDKDMDRLGVLRPTVTPRATEHIGEMIELISKLQKRGLAYAVDGNVYYAVERFPGYGKLSGRKLEDMMAGARIDVNEHKNNPMDFALWKASKPNEPAWDSPWGPGRPGWHIECSVMSQKYLGDTFDIHGGGEDLVFPHHENEIAQSEGVTGKPLANIWIHNGFVKINSEKMSKSLGNVFTIQEMLTRYHAEVIRLFMLQSHYRSAVDFSEESLSEARQGMDRFYGTLKAIQEVLAVAEEEASPISPETLTGKTAELYAHVQGLPDRFVEAMDDDLNTARAIGYLFDAARQINGFIRDAKMAKSKEGWKVLALAGKSIKDLGYVLGLFQENPDVYFLQDREREIRKRGLEPAEIELLIADRWAARNDKDWHKADEIRQLLTEKGIVLKDTPTGTTWKVS; the protein is encoded by the coding sequence ATGTCTTTAAAATTATACAACACCCTGAATAATAAGAAGGAAGTCTTTACTCCTATCCGAGAGGGCCGGGTCGGGCTTTATGTATGCGGCATTACCGTATATGACGTATGCCATGTCGGGCATGCCCGGTCAGCCGTTGTGTTTGATGTTCTCAAAAGGTACTTGGAATACAGGGGGTATGAAGTCACCTACATAAAGAATTTTACCGATGTCGACGATAAAATCATCGCCCGTGCCAATGCGGAAGGGGTGAGCATTTCGGAGATCGCCAACCGTTATATTGCCTCGCATGATAAAGACATGGACCGTCTGGGGGTTCTCCGGCCGACGGTTACTCCCCGGGCCACGGAGCATATCGGGGAAATGATCGAGCTCATCAGCAAGCTCCAGAAACGTGGTCTGGCCTATGCTGTAGACGGGAATGTCTATTATGCCGTGGAGCGGTTTCCGGGTTATGGAAAACTCTCCGGCCGAAAACTTGAAGATATGATGGCCGGCGCCCGGATCGATGTCAATGAACATAAGAACAATCCCATGGATTTTGCCCTCTGGAAGGCCAGTAAACCAAATGAACCGGCCTGGGACAGCCCCTGGGGGCCAGGGCGGCCGGGCTGGCACATTGAGTGTTCCGTGATGAGCCAGAAATACCTCGGCGATACCTTTGACATCCATGGTGGCGGCGAGGATCTGGTTTTTCCTCACCATGAAAATGAAATTGCCCAATCCGAGGGTGTAACAGGTAAGCCGCTGGCCAATATTTGGATTCACAACGGCTTTGTGAAAATCAACAGCGAGAAGATGTCCAAATCGCTGGGCAACGTCTTTACCATCCAGGAAATGCTGACCCGTTATCATGCCGAGGTCATCCGTCTGTTCATGCTGCAGAGTCACTATCGCAGCGCCGTGGATTTCTCCGAGGAATCGCTGTCGGAAGCGCGGCAGGGGATGGATCGGTTCTATGGCACGCTAAAGGCCATCCAGGAAGTTCTGGCAGTGGCGGAGGAAGAGGCGTCTCCGATTTCTCCCGAAACCCTGACGGGGAAAACAGCGGAACTGTATGCCCATGTTCAGGGATTGCCTGACCGTTTCGTCGAGGCCATGGATGATGATTTGAATACAGCCCGGGCGATCGGTTACCTCTTTGATGCCGCCAGACAGATCAATGGATTTATTCGTGACGCGAAAATGGCCAAATCGAAAGAGGGGTGGAAAGTCCTGGCGCTGGCCGGAAAGAGTATCAAGGATCTCGGATACGTATTGGGCCTTTTTCAGGAAAATCCAGATGTCTATTTTTTGCAGGATCGTGAACGGGAAATCCGGAAACGGGGGCTTGAGCCTGCCGAGATTGAACTGCTGATCGCCGATCGATGGGCGGCAAGAAACGACAAGGATTGGCATAAGGCTGACGAAATCCGTCAGCTTCTTACGGAAAAAGGCATCGTCTTGAAAGATACTCCGACCGGTACGACCTGGAAGGTATCATGA
- the alaS gene encoding alanine--tRNA ligase, with amino-acid sequence MIKAGSEIRESFLRFFEGKGHTRVSSSSLIPKDDPTLLFTNAGMVQFKNAFLGLEDRGYSRAASCQKCVRAGGKHNDLENVGFTARHHTFFEMLGNFSFGDYFKREAIAWAWEYLTEVIQLPKERLWVTVFQDDDEAYRIWLEEMRIPADRIVRLGEKSNFWMMGETGPCGPCSEIIYDQGEGTGCGRPDCHIECGCDRYLEIWNLVFTQFDRDEAGILTPLPKPNIDTGMGLERLAAVAQGVKSNYDTDLFAPLLAAISRTTGKPYGKNEEDDVSLRVIADHARSVAFLIGDGILPSNEGRGYVLRRILRRAARHGKLLGLNQPFLHELTPVVIEAMKETYPDLLDKKSYITKVILNEEQRFMETLDAGLKILQEEVSRLKKAGTTTIPGDVVFRLYDTFGFPTDLTADIVRRDNLTIDEDGFQRAMEVQREKARESWKGSGEEAISALYQKLSTQGISTVFVGHEGVCNAQSQITALLQKEELVDSLAEGEEGELIVAETPFYGEIGGQIGDTGTIEGEDFVFEVLDTRRPLDNLISHVGRVIKGRGRKGDSVNLIVAEDKRRATEANHSATHLLQAAMKTVMGNHIKQSGSLVTAERLRFDFTHFSKIEENELEQIENLANAVIRRNLPVVTRVLPLEEAMKTGATAVFDEKYGEKVRVVRMGDFSMELCGGTHIQRTGDIGFIKIIHESAIAAGVRRIEAVTGREAVNHARRVENELKKAAKLLKVSPFDLGERVEKLIKTQKDQEKEIETLKGRLAAKDSADLLSQAREIRGIRVLTAAVNAPDAKTLRDFGDKLRDRLQSGIILIGSKAEGKAMLLCLVTKDLTDRYSAGSIIREIAPVVGGKGGGRPDMAQAGGPEPENLERALKHLEEMI; translated from the coding sequence ATGATCAAAGCGGGGTCTGAGATCAGGGAAAGTTTCTTAAGATTTTTTGAAGGAAAGGGTCACACGCGGGTAAGCAGTTCATCCCTGATCCCCAAGGACGATCCGACACTCCTTTTTACCAATGCGGGAATGGTTCAATTCAAAAACGCCTTCCTCGGCCTTGAAGACCGGGGCTATAGCCGGGCTGCCTCCTGTCAGAAGTGTGTCCGGGCCGGGGGCAAGCACAACGATCTGGAAAATGTCGGCTTCACCGCCCGTCACCACACCTTTTTTGAAATGCTGGGGAATTTTTCCTTCGGCGATTACTTCAAGAGGGAGGCCATTGCCTGGGCCTGGGAATATCTGACGGAAGTAATTCAGCTTCCAAAAGAACGGCTCTGGGTGACCGTGTTCCAGGATGACGACGAGGCTTACCGGATCTGGCTTGAGGAGATGCGCATCCCGGCGGATCGTATCGTCCGGCTGGGTGAAAAGAGCAACTTCTGGATGATGGGGGAGACCGGCCCCTGCGGCCCCTGCTCGGAAATCATCTACGACCAGGGCGAAGGAACCGGGTGTGGTCGTCCGGACTGCCATATTGAATGCGGCTGCGACCGCTATCTGGAAATCTGGAACCTGGTTTTTACCCAGTTTGACCGGGATGAGGCAGGCATATTGACTCCGCTCCCCAAGCCGAACATCGATACGGGCATGGGACTGGAGCGTCTTGCCGCCGTTGCCCAGGGGGTGAAGAGCAACTATGACACGGATCTGTTCGCGCCTCTTCTCGCGGCCATCAGTCGGACGACGGGCAAGCCCTACGGAAAAAACGAGGAGGACGATGTGTCTCTCCGCGTCATCGCCGACCATGCCCGGTCGGTCGCTTTTCTGATCGGTGACGGCATCCTGCCCTCCAACGAAGGGCGGGGTTACGTCCTGAGGAGAATCCTGCGGCGGGCGGCACGGCACGGCAAACTGCTGGGACTGAACCAGCCCTTCCTCCACGAGCTGACACCGGTGGTCATCGAGGCGATGAAAGAGACCTATCCGGATCTTCTTGACAAGAAATCCTACATCACCAAGGTCATCCTCAACGAGGAACAGCGTTTCATGGAGACTCTCGATGCCGGACTGAAAATTCTTCAGGAAGAAGTCTCCCGACTGAAGAAGGCCGGCACGACCACCATCCCCGGAGACGTTGTCTTTCGTCTCTATGATACCTTTGGTTTTCCGACGGATCTCACGGCCGATATCGTCCGCCGGGACAACCTGACCATCGACGAAGACGGCTTTCAGCGCGCCATGGAGGTTCAGCGGGAAAAAGCCAGGGAATCCTGGAAAGGCAGCGGCGAAGAGGCGATTTCCGCCCTTTACCAGAAGCTCTCCACGCAGGGGATCTCCACCGTCTTTGTTGGCCATGAAGGCGTTTGCAACGCTCAGTCGCAGATCACGGCCCTGCTGCAGAAAGAAGAACTGGTGGATTCGCTTGCAGAAGGCGAAGAAGGCGAGCTCATAGTCGCCGAAACCCCCTTCTACGGAGAGATCGGCGGACAGATCGGAGATACGGGCACGATCGAGGGAGAGGATTTTGTCTTCGAAGTCCTGGATACGCGGCGTCCCCTGGACAATCTCATTTCCCATGTCGGCAGGGTCATAAAAGGGCGGGGCCGGAAAGGAGACTCCGTCAATCTCATCGTCGCCGAGGACAAGCGCCGGGCCACGGAAGCCAATCACTCCGCAACCCACCTGCTGCAGGCAGCCATGAAAACGGTCATGGGAAATCACATCAAACAGTCCGGTTCGCTGGTCACCGCTGAAAGGCTGCGATTTGACTTCACCCATTTCTCGAAGATTGAAGAAAATGAACTGGAACAGATCGAAAACCTCGCCAACGCCGTGATCCGTCGGAATCTGCCCGTTGTGACCCGGGTGCTGCCTCTCGAAGAAGCGATGAAAACCGGGGCTACAGCAGTTTTTGACGAAAAATACGGCGAAAAGGTAAGGGTCGTCCGGATGGGTGACTTCAGCATGGAACTTTGCGGAGGGACACACATCCAGCGAACAGGCGACATAGGATTCATCAAGATCATTCACGAATCGGCCATAGCTGCCGGAGTGCGGCGCATTGAAGCCGTCACCGGCCGGGAAGCGGTCAATCATGCCCGCCGGGTGGAAAATGAACTGAAGAAGGCCGCCAAACTCCTTAAAGTCTCACCATTCGACCTTGGGGAGCGTGTGGAAAAACTGATCAAAACTCAGAAAGACCAGGAAAAAGAAATCGAGACGCTCAAAGGTCGACTCGCTGCTAAAGACTCAGCTGATCTTCTCAGCCAGGCCAGGGAAATCAGAGGCATCCGGGTGCTTACCGCCGCAGTGAACGCGCCGGACGCCAAGACGCTCCGGGATTTCGGGGATAAGCTGAGGGATCGACTTCAGTCCGGCATCATTCTGATCGGAAGCAAGGCGGAGGGCAAGGCCATGCTGCTTTGTCTGGTCACAAAAGATCTCACGGACCGGTATTCCGCCGGCAGCATCATTCGGGAGATCGCCCCTGTGGTCGGCGGCAAGGGCGGCGGCCGTCCGGATATGGCTCAGGCCGGCGGCCCTGAACCGGAAAATCTGGAACGGGCTTTAAAGCATCTGGAAGAAATGATTTAG
- a CDS encoding bifunctional folylpolyglutamate synthase/dihydrofolate synthase, translating into MENVQKEDPQRLLDLNCNIIRLGLDPIRHLLERMENPQLKYPAVLIGGTNGKGSTAAILSCILKESGYKVGLYTSPHLTSICERIRINGSLISEERMQDCFGMIQSSLEEPLTYFEVLTASAYLYFYQEKVDIAVLEVGMGGRLDATNVVTPLVSVISNVHLEHQEYLGRHLRDIAAEKAGIIKENSVCVTAVTQKAVLDLLSETCRQKEATLYRLGKDIRVRVKGDGTFSYQGIAIKLDDLKCTLSGAHQIKNAALALAAAEVVTTKGIRVNRQAMLSGVACASWDGRLEILQNTPTVLVDGAHNPAAANVLCQALRNRNADDHRLLIFGALGDKNYRLMLKKLLPFFDHVIFTKPKTERAVDVADLIRAARHYDRSAEAIEDSCEALQRALCLTGKNDMICITGSLYLVGEIKKRYAENLHAACKHGISPAVAS; encoded by the coding sequence ATGGAAAATGTTCAAAAAGAAGATCCACAACGTTTATTAGATTTAAACTGCAATATCATTCGTCTCGGTCTTGACCCAATCAGGCATCTTCTTGAAAGAATGGAGAATCCCCAACTCAAGTATCCCGCGGTTCTAATTGGAGGAACCAACGGCAAGGGATCCACAGCGGCCATTCTATCTTGCATCCTCAAGGAAAGCGGCTATAAAGTCGGACTTTATACTTCACCACATTTGACGAGCATTTGCGAACGAATCCGTATTAATGGTTCCTTAATATCTGAGGAACGAATGCAAGACTGCTTCGGGATGATCCAAAGCAGTCTTGAGGAGCCGCTGACCTATTTTGAGGTTCTGACAGCGTCGGCATATCTTTATTTTTATCAGGAGAAGGTTGATATTGCGGTTCTGGAAGTGGGCATGGGGGGACGTCTTGATGCGACCAACGTTGTAACGCCCCTGGTCTCCGTCATCTCGAACGTTCATCTGGAACACCAGGAATATCTGGGACGTCATTTAAGAGACATTGCTGCCGAAAAAGCGGGAATTATCAAAGAGAATAGCGTCTGTGTTACCGCTGTTACCCAGAAAGCCGTTCTTGACCTTCTGTCAGAAACATGTCGACAGAAAGAAGCGACCCTGTATCGCCTCGGGAAAGATATCCGCGTCAGAGTGAAAGGCGATGGCACTTTTTCCTATCAGGGGATCGCGATCAAGCTGGACGATCTCAAGTGTACGTTGTCAGGGGCGCATCAGATAAAGAATGCCGCACTGGCACTAGCAGCGGCCGAGGTCGTTACCACAAAAGGGATTCGTGTCAATCGGCAGGCCATGCTCAGTGGTGTGGCCTGCGCAAGCTGGGATGGTCGGCTTGAAATACTCCAGAATACGCCCACCGTGCTTGTCGACGGCGCCCATAATCCGGCGGCTGCCAATGTCCTCTGTCAGGCGCTTCGAAATCGGAATGCGGATGACCATCGGCTCCTTATATTCGGAGCGCTCGGCGACAAGAACTATCGCCTTATGCTAAAAAAATTACTGCCGTTTTTCGATCATGTCATTTTCACAAAACCAAAGACGGAGCGTGCGGTCGATGTGGCCGATCTGATCAGGGCGGCAAGACACTATGACCGCTCTGCCGAAGCGATAGAAGACAGCTGTGAAGCGTTGCAGCGGGCATTATGCCTTACCGGTAAAAATGATATGATCTGTATTACCGGTTCGCTTTATCTTGTCGGTGAAATAAAAAAAAGGTATGCAGAAAATCTTCATGCTGCATGCAAGCACGGCATTTCTCCCGCTGTTGCAAGCTGA
- the argC gene encoding N-acetyl-gamma-glutamyl-phosphate reductase, whose amino-acid sequence MIKVGIYGASGYTGQECLRLLLRHSGVEVVAITSRRYAGLPIADVYPVFAGLTSLAFMNAAPHEVAREADVIFLALPHSESMKVAPIFWESGKKVIDLSADFRLRDVDVYESWYGRHVSSQLVPQTVYGIPELYREEVAKTRFVANPGCYPTSIILGSAPALKNGLIDTTSVIVDSKSGTSGAGREPAVGSLFCEVNEGFKAYKVCNHRHTPEIEQELSRLAGQEIRVSFTPHLLPLDRGILSTIYATLTRDITGKEVTELYRNYYEGERFVRICQPGSFPNVAFVRGSNYCDIGVAVDARTQRLIVVSAIDNLVKGAAGQAIQNMNIFCGFPEHEGLEMIALFP is encoded by the coding sequence ATGATAAAAGTTGGAATCTACGGGGCCAGTGGTTATACGGGGCAGGAATGCCTCAGGTTGCTTCTTCGCCATTCCGGCGTAGAGGTGGTCGCGATCACCTCGAGGCGATATGCCGGTCTTCCCATCGCCGACGTCTATCCTGTGTTTGCGGGGTTAACGTCATTGGCATTTATGAATGCCGCTCCCCATGAAGTTGCCCGGGAGGCCGATGTGATTTTTCTGGCGTTGCCCCACAGCGAATCCATGAAGGTGGCCCCAATATTCTGGGAAAGCGGGAAGAAAGTAATCGATCTCAGCGCGGATTTCCGGTTACGGGATGTCGATGTTTATGAATCCTGGTACGGAAGGCATGTCTCCTCCCAGCTTGTTCCGCAAACCGTTTACGGTATTCCTGAGCTCTACCGGGAGGAAGTGGCGAAAACCCGGTTTGTGGCGAATCCCGGATGTTATCCAACCAGCATTATTCTGGGAAGCGCACCTGCTCTCAAAAACGGACTGATTGACACGACCTCGGTGATTGTGGATTCCAAATCCGGCACCAGCGGCGCTGGTCGTGAACCCGCAGTGGGGTCTCTTTTCTGTGAAGTCAATGAAGGATTCAAAGCCTATAAAGTTTGCAACCACCGTCATACTCCTGAGATTGAACAGGAATTGAGTCGTCTTGCCGGCCAGGAAATAAGAGTTTCCTTCACACCCCACCTGCTTCCGCTCGATCGGGGGATTCTAAGCACCATTTACGCGACATTGACCCGGGATATCACAGGCAAAGAAGTGACGGAACTATACCGGAATTATTATGAGGGAGAAAGATTTGTCCGGATTTGCCAGCCGGGAAGTTTCCCGAATGTGGCCTTTGTTCGAGGGTCCAATTACTGTGATATCGGCGTAGCGGTGGATGCGCGCACTCAACGGTTGATTGTTGTTTCGGCCATTGATAATCTGGTTAAGGGCGCAGCCGGTCAGGCGATCCAGAATATGAACATTTTCTGCGGATTCCCGGAGCACGAGGGGCTCGAGATGATTGCCCTGTTTCCCTGA
- the lptD gene encoding LPS-assembly protein LptD: MFFFVVLLFPADALTAEPRKIQGPVDIEADTLDYVKDTDTYHARGNVIIRFSEGVLTADSVALNKSTNEALAEGHVSLKSGGDILEGDILTFNIETKSGAAENARIFMVRNHVYLKGSRIEKEGEARYRVFDATATTCDGAIPDWSFSGKELDVTIDGYGTVKHGKFNIRNFPVFYTPYLIFPAKTTRQSGFLLPTLAYSRDKHGVDIELPFFWAISPNLDATFYSRYMEERGFMEGLEIRYFISPDSYGTFYADYLNDNKNVTETLGAISRDWQSDRQRGSFYLNHETTFSSGFYLRSDIYKVSDSWYFKDFSSKNYYRDHYSTDPTQRFKRISFQADESLNSLDSTVRLVKDAELYNITALARYTDDFTSPSNDQTLQKYPEISLFTVKRPLLGTPLHGMINGTYDYFYRNEGQKGHMYDIQPLVSLPVRLGHYARFVPEFSVRETIWDRDDDESGTMPGVSHRGDRQVYTASAVLNTEFHRIYAIGGKQFDKIRHVIKPELTYTYIPDPSQDDIPDYVTPIDETNSLTYALTNTLTAKMREKDGSSSYREIVRFKLFQTYDIREARRSVQADEPDSEPFRDLNMELFIDPFSYLSFAARNKLDVNSGDWLQTNYDLVLRDWRGDSATLQYRYTQDSIEEINLNLNAKLTSQLDALFILRRNELEEKNLERTYLLKYHRQCWGVDFGYSDGDNDRRFVVSFSLYGMGI, from the coding sequence ATGTTTTTTTTTGTTGTTCTTTTATTCCCTGCCGACGCCCTTACGGCAGAACCCCGAAAGATCCAGGGGCCTGTCGACATTGAAGCGGATACACTGGATTATGTAAAGGACACCGATACGTATCATGCCCGGGGAAACGTGATCATCAGGTTTTCCGAAGGGGTTCTCACGGCGGACAGTGTCGCGTTGAACAAGTCGACCAATGAAGCTCTGGCTGAAGGGCATGTCTCATTGAAAAGTGGCGGGGATATACTTGAAGGGGATATCCTCACATTCAATATCGAGACAAAAAGCGGTGCCGCTGAAAACGCCCGGATTTTCATGGTGCGGAACCACGTGTATTTGAAGGGCAGCCGTATCGAAAAGGAGGGGGAGGCGCGCTACCGGGTTTTTGATGCCACGGCCACAACCTGCGATGGGGCAATTCCGGACTGGAGCTTTTCCGGAAAGGAACTGGATGTGACCATCGACGGTTACGGGACGGTGAAACATGGCAAATTCAATATTCGAAATTTTCCGGTTTTTTATACACCCTATCTGATTTTTCCAGCCAAAACGACCCGGCAATCCGGTTTTCTGCTTCCCACCCTGGCCTATTCACGGGATAAGCATGGGGTGGATATTGAACTCCCTTTCTTCTGGGCCATCTCCCCGAACCTTGACGCAACCTTTTACTCGCGTTACATGGAAGAACGGGGGTTCATGGAAGGCCTGGAGATCCGTTATTTTATCAGTCCGGATTCCTATGGAACATTTTATGCGGACTACCTCAACGATAACAAAAACGTGACGGAGACTTTAGGCGCCATCAGCAGGGACTGGCAATCCGATCGGCAGCGGGGTTCATTCTATCTGAACCACGAGACCACGTTCAGCTCTGGGTTTTACCTGCGCAGTGATATCTATAAAGTTTCCGATAGCTGGTATTTCAAGGACTTTTCCTCCAAGAATTACTATCGGGACCATTATTCCACGGACCCGACGCAGCGCTTCAAGCGGATCTCTTTTCAGGCCGACGAGTCTCTGAACTCTCTGGATTCCACAGTGAGGCTGGTCAAGGATGCGGAACTTTACAATATCACAGCCCTGGCGCGCTATACGGATGATTTCACAAGTCCATCGAATGACCAGACATTGCAGAAATATCCGGAAATATCTCTTTTTACAGTAAAAAGACCTCTTCTGGGAACGCCGCTTCATGGAATGATCAATGGGACCTATGATTATTTCTATCGAAATGAAGGGCAGAAAGGCCACATGTATGACATTCAGCCCCTTGTCTCACTCCCTGTCCGCTTGGGACACTATGCCCGTTTTGTCCCGGAATTCAGTGTCCGGGAGACTATATGGGATCGTGATGACGACGAGTCAGGGACGATGCCCGGGGTAAGCCATCGCGGAGACCGGCAGGTTTATACGGCGAGCGCTGTCCTGAATACGGAATTTCACCGGATTTATGCCATCGGGGGAAAGCAGTTCGACAAAATCAGGCACGTGATCAAGCCGGAGTTGACCTACACTTATATTCCTGATCCCAGTCAGGACGATATCCCGGATTACGTGACCCCGATTGATGAAACCAATAGTCTGACCTATGCCCTGACCAATACCTTGACGGCGAAAATGCGGGAAAAGGACGGTTCAAGCAGTTACCGGGAAATTGTGCGGTTTAAATTGTTTCAGACCTATGATATTCGCGAGGCGCGGAGATCCGTTCAGGCTGATGAACCTGACAGCGAACCCTTCAGGGATCTCAATATGGAACTCTTTATCGATCCCTTTTCCTATCTCTCCTTCGCAGCCCGCAACAAACTGGATGTAAACAGCGGTGACTGGCTGCAAACCAATTATGATCTTGTCCTGAGAGACTGGCGGGGAGATTCGGCTACCCTGCAGTATCGTTATACGCAGGATTCGATAGAGGAAATCAATCTCAATTTGAATGCGAAGTTGACCAGCCAACTGGATGCCCTGTTCATATTGAGGAGGAATGAACTGGAAGAAAAAAATCTGGAAAGAACTTATTTGCTGAAATATCACAGGCAGTGCTGGGGCGTTGATTTCGGCTATTCCGACGGGGACAACGACCGGCGTTTCGTGGTGTCCTTTTCACTTTATGGAATGGGAATATAG
- the rplM gene encoding 50S ribosomal protein L13, whose product MKTYQAKESEVAREWYLIDAEGQVLGRMASEIARRLRGKHKPEYTPHVDTGDFIVVVNAEKMVLTGKKLRDKIYYHHSGYPGGLKEKTAGKMMQEKPTDVLWLAVKGMLPKNSLGRRMLRKLKVYAGNDHRHEAQCPKVLPL is encoded by the coding sequence ATGAAGACATATCAAGCGAAAGAATCGGAAGTAGCGCGGGAGTGGTATCTGATTGACGCCGAAGGGCAGGTGCTGGGAAGGATGGCCAGTGAAATCGCCCGGAGGTTGCGGGGTAAGCATAAACCAGAGTATACTCCCCATGTGGATACCGGTGATTTTATTGTGGTCGTCAATGCAGAGAAGATGGTGCTGACCGGTAAGAAACTGAGGGACAAAATCTATTACCACCATTCCGGTTATCCCGGCGGATTGAAAGAGAAAACGGCTGGTAAGATGATGCAGGAAAAGCCGACTGATGTTCTGTGGCTGGCAGTCAAGGGAATGCTTCCCAAGAATTCTCTGGGAAGGCGGATGTTGAGGAAGTTGAAGGTTTATGCCGGAAACGATCATCGCCACGAGGCGCAGTGTCCCAAAGTGCTTCCACTGTAA
- a CDS encoding EF-Tu/IF-2/RF-3 family GTPase, translating into MAEEKIGEVIKFFAKPSVAAVKIIQGQLSVGDTVKYTGHTTDFSDTIESIEVNNSKVEKAVAGDFIGIKVSGRVRPGDEVFKVTPE; encoded by the coding sequence ATGGCAGAAGAAAAGATTGGTGAGGTCATCAAGTTTTTTGCGAAACCAAGTGTCGCGGCCGTTAAAATCATTCAGGGGCAACTTAGTGTAGGCGATACTGTAAAATATACAGGTCATACTACGGATTTTTCGGATACCATCGAGTCCATAGAAGTAAACAACAGTAAAGTAGAAAAAGCAGTTGCGGGGGATTTCATTGGTATCAAGGTATCCGGTCGCGTTCGTCCGGGCGATGAGGTATTTAAGGTTACTCCCGAATAA
- the rpsI gene encoding 30S ribosomal protein S9 — translation MLEKRFYATGRRKSAVARVYMKEGNGVLTVNKRDFDDYFPRESLKMLIRQPFEVVGKQNHFDCYVNVSGGGISGQAGAVKHAIARALQEYDAELRSVMKKEGFLTRDPRAKERKKYGQPGARKRFQFSKR, via the coding sequence ATGTTAGAAAAACGCTTTTATGCGACGGGGCGAAGGAAAAGTGCCGTTGCCAGAGTCTATATGAAGGAAGGCAACGGAGTGCTGACAGTCAATAAAAGGGACTTTGATGACTATTTTCCGCGAGAAAGCCTGAAAATGCTTATTCGGCAACCTTTTGAGGTTGTAGGAAAACAAAATCACTTTGACTGTTATGTTAATGTGTCTGGTGGGGGAATTTCCGGTCAGGCCGGCGCCGTGAAGCACGCCATTGCACGAGCCCTTCAGGAATATGACGCGGAACTGCGTTCCGTAATGAAAAAAGAAGGCTTCCTGACACGGGATCCCCGTGCGAAGGAACGGAAAAAGTACGGTCAGCCCGGCGCACGAAAACGCTTCCAGTTCTCGAAGCGTTAA
- a CDS encoding 3',5'-cyclic-nucleotide phosphodiesterase has product MNIRILGCHGSQVPGCNTTSFLVEENVLIDAGSITSTLTAEEQVKVDYIFVTHAHLDHVKEMMFMVDNLWYLQKSNPLTIVSIEPVIHALKTHLFNGLIWPDFSSLPNAENPVLRYEILEVGGKRNIGSFAVTAISVNHTVETVSYVIETGQGSMIFIGDTGPTEEIWKVANSIEDLKAIFVETSLPDEMNHIAEMTGHLTPAMLMKELFKLNNKNLDIYLYHMKDFYSKLITRQVAAMNQNRLHILEDGQTVRI; this is encoded by the coding sequence ATGAATATTCGCATACTGGGCTGTCATGGATCACAGGTTCCCGGTTGTAATACAACGAGTTTCCTGGTGGAAGAAAATGTGCTGATTGATGCCGGTTCAATAACTTCAACGCTGACTGCGGAGGAACAGGTAAAAGTTGATTATATTTTTGTCACACACGCTCATTTGGATCATGTCAAGGAAATGATGTTCATGGTGGATAATCTGTGGTACCTACAGAAGTCCAATCCTCTGACAATCGTCAGCATAGAGCCGGTCATCCATGCTTTAAAGACCCATCTGTTCAATGGGCTGATCTGGCCGGATTTTTCTTCCTTGCCGAATGCGGAAAATCCTGTGTTGAGGTATGAAATTCTTGAGGTCGGCGGGAAAAGAAATATAGGCTCCTTCGCGGTCACAGCCATATCTGTAAACCATACGGTGGAAACCGTTTCTTATGTAATAGAAACAGGCCAGGGATCCATGATCTTTATCGGAGACACAGGGCCGACAGAAGAGATATGGAAAGTTGCGAACTCGATAGAAGATTTGAAAGCCATCTTTGTGGAAACATCTCTTCCCGATGAAATGAATCATATTGCCGAAATGACCGGTCATTTAACTCCTGCCATGCTGATGAAGGAGTTGTTTAAACTCAATAATAAAAATCTGGATATCTATCTCTATCATATGAAGGATTTTTATTCGAAATTAATAACTCGCCAGGTTGCAGCCATGAATCAGAACAGGCTCCACATTTTGGAGGACGGTCAGACTGTCCGTATTTAG